The following nucleotide sequence is from Vampirovibrionales bacterium.
AGCTTCTCAATTTCTTTGTCTCTTTCTAGCGCCACATTTTCAACCGCTTTATTCAAACATTTCCGCAATCCTTCACAGTCTTCCGGCTTCTCGACAATCCTTGTCATGGAGAGAAGGAGGTGAGCGGCGCTTTCATTCGTGTAATACTCAGCCATTTTATTTCCTACCTTCTTGTCGTTTAAAGAATTCCGCGTAAGACGGAATGGGCATTGGACGATTCTCGGATTGCAATCTTTCCATTAGTTTTTTCTCTCTTAATGAGAGAATCTCTCGTATAAATTGCTCGTTTTTTTGTACTTTTCTATATAGAGTTTTAGTACATTTTTCTACTTTAATATTCCTAAGAGGTTCTCCACTAACATCAATGTTATCAAGGTCTGTAGGCTCTTGGCCTTTTATCCACCATAAAGTCGCTTTATTACTGATTGGTGCTGGTCTCCATCTCGTATCTGAAAATAACATATCCTTGTTTTTCATGCATCTTAGCCGCCTAACCGTGGATTGCAAATTCTTTCCAAGAGCTTCCGCATAAAATAGCGACGATTTACCAGGATTATTAGAAATAATTGGAGTCACTTCATGAATAAATTGATCAAATTTTTCAGCAGAAAGAATCGCTATTTGTTCATTAACAGTAATTGGATTTTTCTTTTTATACAGCGATTCATCTATAATAAAATAACGCCAATCGTTATTAGCGTATTGATATTTTCCTATAACTCCAATCTTTATTAACTCATAAAGCGCATATCTAACTGGATATGTGCTTATCCCGCATGATTTCTCTATATTTCCTCTGTTGCAATTAGGATTGTCGCGTAGATAGTCTATGATGATTTCAGAAGTAGTCATAACGGCGCGTCCAAGTTTCCGGTTAAATCAAGCATCAACTGGTAATCACGATCATGCACTGAATGCCAGTAGCCGCTGCTGTAATAAGGCTGTTGTTTGTAATTCCGCAGCAAGCCATCTTTATACTTTCGTCGGTCATTCGATTCTTCCTCATCATGCAGTCGGATGGTTCAGCCCGCCCGGTCTTGAACACCGGCGCGGGCTTTTTTGGTGTATGGGATTGCCCGGATTCCCCGCCGGGCACGGGAGGGCCAATGAAACCCCCTGTCCGATTATTCGCCGTCTATGCTCGACATGGACATCGGCATCAGTCCATCGGCCCCAGCCGGTGAGCGTGGGCATCCGGGAAAAGGGACCCGGTGCTTGGACGCGGCTGTTTGGGGTGGGCCTACCGGGATTGCTCCCCGTGATGCAGTATGGCTGCCCATGGCAAATCTGGGCGAAGTTCAGGCGCGGTCATTTCCCGCCCGCTAGCGGCCTCCATCTTGACCGCCAGATCGGCGCTCATGCGACGAGTGCCGTACTTGCATTGACGCAAGTAGGCGAGGTTCGTGCCAGCCGCGCGAGCGACATCCTCAACTCGTGCGGTCCCGTGCTTATCGAAAAATTGTTCTAGGTTCATTTGGCTATGCTAGCAATAGCTGCAAAAACGGTCAACCGAAAAATTACAGCAATTGCTCTTGCATGTGTGCAGCAATAGCTATATGATTCATCCAACCCGCCGCCCTGGACATCAGCAACGACAGGTCGTCTGGCCATTCTTCCTTTGGTGGTTCCCGCCGGTGATGGATTCGACTCCCGCCGGCGGGATTTTTAAGGAGAACGACATGAACACAATTTTTGAGGATCGCACGGCACGCCAGCGGATCGCGGCGGAAATGATTGTCGCCAAGATAGAGAGAAATCTCGCATTGCGCCGTTTGCAGGATCAAGCCATTCAACTCGCGGATCGTCGCCGATTTGCCCGAGCCATGATCAGAAACGGCGTTATATTCATCGCCGCCGCCGTATCGATCTTCGCCCTGATTTGGTGGTTCGGACTATGAGCACGTCGCCGGCGAATATGCACGATTGGGAGTTCGAGCGCGAGAGCGCGCGCGATGCGGAGATTAAGCAGGCTATCGCTGAACGGATTCGCGAACTTGAGCAATCCAGCGGGCACAGCGAAGACGCCCAAGAATTTATGGGCGACGTGCTATCAGCCATCGATGATTCCGGAATCTTGAGCGAGAAATTCCACTGCTATTTATTCAAGTTGTGGCAGACGCGCAACGCACAAGACGAAGAAGAAAAGAAGAAAATGGCGCGGGCAGCACAAGTTCTGGCTAACACCATTGCGCCGATTATGAGGGACATCGTGTCGTCGGACATCCACAAAGAATTCGGCGCATGAAAAAACCGCTAGGAGTTGTAGCTCCTAGCGGCTGAAAACTCAACAATGAGGAAAGACGATATGCAGACGAAGATTATACGCATCCACGCGCCACGGCGCAACCCGCGCCATCCGGTGCGTGGTTACAGCCAGCCAGCACTGGACGCCTTGACGCTTAAGGCGCTGGCGGAACTCGTGGTGGATGTGATGGAAGAACGTGGCGCGATTCCGCCCCGCCAGCCTTTGGAGGTGAAGCCATGAGCAAGTTTGTCAAGGCCGAACGCAAGACCGCCAAACTTCGGGCTGCACTCTGCGGAACCAGCGGCAGCGGTAAGACGTACTCTGCGCTGTTGCTGGCGCGTGGACTTGCCGGAGAACGCGGGAAAATCGCGGTCATCGATACCGAGCGCGGGAGCGCCAGCCTGTATAGCGATGTGACCGATTTCGATGTCGCTGAACTAGCACCCCCGTTCAATCCGCGCCGCTATCGTGAACTGATCGCCGAAGCCTCGCGCAGTTATGACGTGCTTGTGATTGATAGCCTGAGCCATGCCTGGGCTGGCGAGGGTGGTGTGCTGGAAATGCACGACAAGGCAACCCAAGCAGGACGTGGCGGCAACAGCTATACCGCGTGGCGAGACGTGACCCCAGAGCACAACGCGCTCGTGGATGCCATTCTAGCCGCGCCCTGCCATGTCATTCTGACCATGCGAAGCAAGACCGCATACGAACTTCAGGAAAACGAAAAGGGTAAAAAGACCCCGGTCAAGATCGGCCTAGCACCGATTCAGCGGGAAGGGATGGAGTACGAGTTTACCCTGGTGTGGGACTTGTCGGTGGAAAAGCATATCGCCACAACTAGCAAGGATCGCACGAGGATTTGGGACGGACGGCATGATGTCATCGGCGTCAAGCATGGCGCGGAATTAAAGGCATGGCTTGAATCCGGCAAGGTTGCGCCACCAGCACGTCCAGTACCAGAGCAGGTTCCCATCGAACCGCCACCGCCCGTGCAAGCGAAAGACTTCCAGGCCGATATC
It contains:
- a CDS encoding helix-turn-helix domain-containing protein gives rise to the protein MNLEQFFDKHGTARVEDVARAAGTNLAYLRQCKYGTRRMSADLAVKMEAASGREMTAPELRPDLPWAAILHHGEQSR
- a CDS encoding AAA family ATPase; protein product: MSKFVKAERKTAKLRAALCGTSGSGKTYSALLLARGLAGERGKIAVIDTERGSASLYSDVTDFDVAELAPPFNPRRYRELIAEASRSYDVLVIDSLSHAWAGEGGVLEMHDKATQAGRGGNSYTAWRDVTPEHNALVDAILAAPCHVILTMRSKTAYELQENEKGKKTPVKIGLAPIQREGMEYEFTLVWDLSVEKHIATTSKDRTRIWDGRHDVIGVKHGAELKAWLESGKVAPPARPVPEQVPIEPPPPVQAKDFQADIDSFDDEGKMKKWLVDTAQDYGWTKETPVYISVKAACSERAIVIAKNRAVKQQTESQNSDEFEAALGPVQDVE